A segment of the Mangrovimonas sp. YM274 genome:
CCCTAACTCCATTACGTATCTAGAGGCTCAGAAACTTCAAAAATAATGCTACAATCATTGATACATTATGGGATTCACTTTGTGCTTCCCCTGCTGGTTGCTGTGATCTTCTTTAAACCCAAATGGTTATTGGCAACAGGTATTATGTGGGCCTGTTTTGCCATCGACCTGGATCATCTATTGGCAACCCCCATGTTTGACCCCTCGCGTTGCAGCATCAATTTCCATCCGCTCCACTCCTACTATGCTATTGCAGTTTATGCCGTACTTTCGTTTTGGAAACCAAGTAGAATTTTGGGTATAGGTCTACTCATTCATATTTTGGCAGACTCGGTAGACTGTCTACTGATGTAATTTCAGTTTCGCCATAATGGGATAATGGTCTGACAGTTCTGCGTCAAAGGTTTTAAAGCTATTCACTTCAAAATCCTTATCGGCAAGAATAAAATCGATGCGAACAGGAAAAAATTTAAAGTTGAACGTCCTCCCAAACCCGTTACCGGCCTCCACAAAGGTATCTTGAAGCTCTCCTTTTATTTCTTTATACACATAGGAATAAGCTGTATTGTTGAAATCGCCACAGACAATCATTTTATAAGGGCATTGGGCCTTATTCCTTAAGAACAGTTCCGTTTGACTTTGTTGTTGCTTAAACGTACCTCCAACGCGCTTAAACAAGTTCTCGGAAGATTCATTGGCCAACTTCTCCATGTTGGGATCAATTCTTAAAGATTGTAGGTGTACATTGTAAATGCGTATGGTATCCTTCAATTTCACAATGTCCACATATATGGCGTTGTTGGAAGAATTGGGAAACTCAATGGAGCCCGAATTAACGATGGGGTATTTAGAAAATATAGCTTGGCCACTCTTTACCTTATTTCCTGAAACCTCTTCAAACTTATGGTAATTTTTGAGCTGCATTACCTCCTCGGGACGATACTCCTGAAGCGTTATAACGTCAGGCTGCTGCTCTTGAATTAAACTTAAAATATCGTGTTTAACATCTCTATCCTTAATCCATTCAAAAAGATTAAACAAACGAACATTATAAGTCATCACAGACAAGTTACCCGCATCTTCCACATCTTTGGATGCCGAAAATTTATAGAGTGAAAACAGATAGGTGTATCCAATACTAAGCACCAAAAGCGATAAAAGCATTTGCTTTTTCACCTTAAGCAACCAATAGATGACAAATAGAATATTGAGAATGATAAGTACCGGCACAGCTAAACTTAGCACGGATAAAAAGGCAAATTTACTAGGAGAAACGTAGGGTAAAATATAGGACAGCAGCAACATGGTTGCAACCACAGAATTAATGAAGAATACTAATTTTTCAATTATTTTTAGTCGCTTCATACTGTGCTAATCTTTTCCTGCTTTAAATAAAAATGATTTTTCTTCCTTCGTCAAACTTTCATAACCACTCTTCCCTATCTTATCCAAAATAAGATCAATACGCTTTTGTTTGCTAAATTCGTTAAACTCTTCTTTGTTGTGACCGGCAAACGATTTGGATTTACGTCTATGCACCGTTTTTAAAGGCGATTTAGGTTTAAACCAGCCTTCCACCTTACTTATAACGTTTTCAAACCACCTACCAATGTCCTTGCCCTTGGTGAGCTGTTGCGCGTAAACATACCCCAACAAACTTCCTCCCAAATGCGCCACATAGCCTCCTTGGTTTAAGCTAAAAAGGCCCAATACATCTATGACTACCATGGCCACGCCAATGTACCATAGCTTAATAGTAAACATCATCAAGCGCGCTTCCTTATAGGGCATATAGGCACTTAAAAAAATAATCAACGCCCTAACTCCAGCTGAAGCCCCAACAAGTGTTCCTACATTTTTCAATTGAGACTCAGGAAATAAGTTATAGACCAACAAAAAAGCCAGACCGCCACTCAAAATTCCCAGAAAGTAAATGTTGAGAGCCATTTTAGTCCGGAAGAGGTTGAGCATCATTTGGGAAATAAAATACAGAATGAGCATATTGAGGGCAACATGCCAAAAGCCATAATGCACAAAGCCATAGGTAAATATGGACCATGGTTGGTAAATAAAATTGTCAAAACGCTTTGGGAGTTCAAACCAATGCAAGCTGGTGCCGTTTACCTTTAATAGAATAAAGGCCAAAAGAAACACAACCACGTTAATGCCTATAATTTTTTCAAAGGCATTTAACCGCTTGAGTTTATATTGTATGTCTTGACTCAAAGAAGTCATATCAATACCATCTGTTTTTATTAAACTGTGTTTTCTTCCAATACCACATAATGATAAAGCCGGTCAAAGCCCCCCCAACGTGGGCCATATAAGCGGTATTGCTTGGACTAAAGAACGATTGTCCCGTAAGCGCCGAAATGACATCCAAAATGATAATTCCCGGAATAAAATATTTCGCTTTAATAGGAATTGGCAAAAAGATGAGCATGAGTTTTGCTTCGGGATTCATCATTCCAAAGGCCGCCAAGATCCCCATAATACAACCGGAGGCCCCTACCATAGAGGCGTAATACACATCAAACATTCCTTGTACATTTTTCATCTGTTCTGCAGAAAATTGCCGAGCACTTTTATTGGTGGTCAAGATTTCTTGTAATTCAGACACACCTATCCCGGATTCCACTAAGGACGACTGCAATGAAAAATAATGAAAATAATAAAATCCCAATTGAAATAATACTGCCCCCAATCCTGCCGAGATGTAAATAAATAAAAACTTTTGGCTTCCCAACTGCTGCTCCACAGCACTTCCAAACATCCATAAGGCCAACATATTGAAAGCAATGTGCATGACATTACCGTGCATAAACATATGGGTAATGATTTGCCAAGGCTGAAACAGTTCGTTTTTGGGAAAGTACAAGGCAAACCATTTATAAAACAATTCACCATTACCAATTGCAATGGTACCAACAAACATAATCACATTTATTATAATGAGATGTTTTACGGTATCGGTAATCCTAATCATAGTCTACATAAATTTTTTATCCAAATCGTCTACGCTCATAGTGATGAATGTAGGTCTGTTGGTTGGTGACACAGAGGGTTCTTTACAGGCAAAAAGGCTATTGACCATGTGTTCCTGTTCTAACTTGGTAAGCGATTGTCCCGTTTTAATAGCCAAACTTTTAGCTATAGATTTAGCTAAAAGATCGGTGGCACTAAAACTGCTGTCCGGGACTTCTTGTTCCACATCACTGATAAGCTGCTCCAAAATAATCGACACTTCACTTTCAGGCACATTAATAGGCACACCCGTAATTTCAACAAGATCCTCACCGAATTGGGAAAACACAAAGCCTGTGGACTCCAAATCTTCCTTAAGACTCTCTAAAATAGGAATTTCATTTGATGAAAAGTGCAATTCCAACGGAAAAAGTAGCTGTTGGCTTACCGCTTCCCTAACGGTCATACTTTTCAGTAAGTTTTCATAGAGAATCCGTTGGTGGGCACGGTGCTGATCGATCACCAACATTCCTGATTTAATGGTACTAACAATATACTTGTTATGAACCTGATACGTATTTTGTGTTGCCCCAACCTCTTGTTCCTGGAATAAAGGTTCCGTAGTTTCCTCACTTTCAAACTCTACTTCACTAAAATCATTTTCATCCCTTGTACCTTTCGATTCCAAGCCTACATACAAACTTTCCCAACTGGCACCAGCGTCCTTTTTATAAGACATTGCCGAACCATTTCCCCGACTTGACGACGAACGTCTAGGGGCCAATTCTTCAGCAAAAGGATTAAAGTTTCTATCTACTTCAATAGTTGGAGTTGATGCCGTCTTGTTTTTGTAATCATAAGGAGTATCCAAATTGGTGTCCAAATCAAAATCAAGAACAGGAGCTATATTAAACTGCCCCAAACTATGCTTTACCGAAGATCGAATAATGGCATATAGCGTATGTTCATCATCAAACTTAATCTCGGTTTTAGTTGGGTGAATATTGATATCAATGGTTTTGGGATCCACATCCAAATTCAAGAAATAACTGGGGTGCGCCCCATCTTTAATCAAACCTTCAAATGCTGAATTAATAGCGTGGTTGAGATAGGCGCTTTTGATAAAACGGTCATTCACAAAAAAGAACTGTTCGTTACGATTCTTCTTTGCAAATTCAGGTTTGCCCACAAACCCTGAAATCTTTAAAACTTCCGTTACCTCATTCACGGGCACCAATTTTTCATTGGTCTTATTCCCAAAAATATTAACTACACGTTGCCTGTAATTGCTTGACGGGAGATTGAAAGTTTCACTGCCATTGTGATACATCATAAAGGTAATATCTGGATGCGCCAAGGCCACTCTCTGGAATTCGTCGATGATATGACGAAGCTCCACAGCATTAGACTTTAAAAAATTGCGACGGGCAGGAATATTAAAAAACAGATGCTTTACAGCGACCGACGTTCCTTCTGGAGTTACCACCA
Coding sequences within it:
- a CDS encoding DUF6122 family protein codes for the protein MLQSLIHYGIHFVLPLLVAVIFFKPKWLLATGIMWACFAIDLDHLLATPMFDPSRCSINFHPLHSYYAIAVYAVLSFWKPSRILGIGLLIHILADSVDCLLM
- a CDS encoding endonuclease/exonuclease/phosphatase family protein, producing the protein MKRLKIIEKLVFFINSVVATMLLLSYILPYVSPSKFAFLSVLSLAVPVLIILNILFVIYWLLKVKKQMLLSLLVLSIGYTYLFSLYKFSASKDVEDAGNLSVMTYNVRLFNLFEWIKDRDVKHDILSLIQEQQPDVITLQEYRPEEVMQLKNYHKFEEVSGNKVKSGQAIFSKYPIVNSGSIEFPNSSNNAIYVDIVKLKDTIRIYNVHLQSLRIDPNMEKLANESSENLFKRVGGTFKQQQSQTELFLRNKAQCPYKMIVCGDFNNTAYSYVYKEIKGELQDTFVEAGNGFGRTFNFKFFPVRIDFILADKDFEVNSFKTFDAELSDHYPIMAKLKLHQ
- a CDS encoding rhomboid family intramembrane serine protease, with the protein product MTSLSQDIQYKLKRLNAFEKIIGINVVVFLLAFILLKVNGTSLHWFELPKRFDNFIYQPWSIFTYGFVHYGFWHVALNMLILYFISQMMLNLFRTKMALNIYFLGILSGGLAFLLVYNLFPESQLKNVGTLVGASAGVRALIIFLSAYMPYKEARLMMFTIKLWYIGVAMVVIDVLGLFSLNQGGYVAHLGGSLLGYVYAQQLTKGKDIGRWFENVISKVEGWFKPKSPLKTVHRRKSKSFAGHNKEEFNEFSKQKRIDLILDKIGKSGYESLTKEEKSFLFKAGKD
- a CDS encoding rhomboid family intramembrane serine protease, with product MIRITDTVKHLIIINVIMFVGTIAIGNGELFYKWFALYFPKNELFQPWQIITHMFMHGNVMHIAFNMLALWMFGSAVEQQLGSQKFLFIYISAGLGAVLFQLGFYYFHYFSLQSSLVESGIGVSELQEILTTNKSARQFSAEQMKNVQGMFDVYYASMVGASGCIMGILAAFGMMNPEAKLMLIFLPIPIKAKYFIPGIIILDVISALTGQSFFSPSNTAYMAHVGGALTGFIIMWYWKKTQFNKNRWY
- the mutL gene encoding DNA mismatch repair endonuclease MutL — translated: MADIIQLLPDHVANQIAAGEVVQRPASVVKELLENAIDANATQVKLIIKEAGKTLIQVIDNGKGMSPTDARLSFERHATSKIRAAEDLFSLHTKGFRGEALASIAAIAHVELKTRQPQEELGTQITIEGSEITAQEVVVTPEGTSVAVKHLFFNIPARRNFLKSNAVELRHIIDEFQRVALAHPDITFMMYHNGSETFNLPSSNYRQRVVNIFGNKTNEKLVPVNEVTEVLKISGFVGKPEFAKKNRNEQFFFVNDRFIKSAYLNHAINSAFEGLIKDGAHPSYFLNLDVDPKTIDINIHPTKTEIKFDDEHTLYAIIRSSVKHSLGQFNIAPVLDFDLDTNLDTPYDYKNKTASTPTIEVDRNFNPFAEELAPRRSSSSRGNGSAMSYKKDAGASWESLYVGLESKGTRDENDFSEVEFESEETTEPLFQEQEVGATQNTYQVHNKYIVSTIKSGMLVIDQHRAHQRILYENLLKSMTVREAVSQQLLFPLELHFSSNEIPILESLKEDLESTGFVFSQFGEDLVEITGVPINVPESEVSIILEQLISDVEQEVPDSSFSATDLLAKSIAKSLAIKTGQSLTKLEQEHMVNSLFACKEPSVSPTNRPTFITMSVDDLDKKFM